From Populus trichocarpa isolate Nisqually-1 chromosome 19, P.trichocarpa_v4.1, whole genome shotgun sequence, a single genomic window includes:
- the LOC18108001 gene encoding TMV resistance protein N isoform X1 has translation MASSSSTNCWKHDVFLNFRGQDTRNTFTSHLHQALCNKGVHAYIDDELERGKAIAPALLQAIEQSRISIVVFSETYACSSYCLDELVKMLECKESKGQVVLPVFYNVDPSDVEVQNDSFGEPVLRAASCAAASMDKLLVWKEALTKAARLSGWHLDNGNEAKTIQSIVEKVLAILNRAFLHVADYPVGLDSHIQDLNCQLRLASNDVCMVGILGIGGIGKTTVAKAIYNEIANQFEGSSFLANVREMAKQNKVVELQQTLLSQILGDKNCSVGNIDFGIGVIKDRLCSKKVLIVVDDVDNVDQLKRLAGEPDWFGAGSRIIITSRDEHVLVSHGVKFVHKVEELCRDDAFQLFSLHAFRNSQPKEEFMMHSREAVTYAQGLPLALVVLGSFLYGRSVHEWESQLDKLKQIPNKKIYEILKISYDGLEDGTQKAIFLDIACFFRGMDKDYVMKVFHACNFKPIIGVQVLIEKSLISIENNKLQMHDLLQAMGRQIVQQESPNIPGRRSRLWFHEDIVHVLTENMGTDEIEAIMLDFHEPEEMHLSAKAFKKMKRLRILIIRNSLLTVAPVYLSNELRWLEWPGCPLLSLPSTFHARKLVVLNMQHSFISHFEGFKNYSCLKFMNFSGCGFLKETPDFSTIRNLERLNLEGCANLVEVHQSVGYLDKLEFLNVEFCSNLRNLPRRIKLQSLNTLLLSGCQKLEAFPDVVEKMPCLEKLCLSGTAIKVLPSSIKNISGLKVLTLTFCKNLADLPSSIYKLTHLECLLLEGCSKLDKFPVNGENEVPSNFLTSSNCYENSSGSDFLPAQANSLEGSSSLGFPSLRWLDLRNCCLRNVNFLKIHDCFPKLKELDLSGNSFAIFPETLSLFTHLKSLKLHKCTKLQEIPELPRNIKRLEARDCELLERYSPLEKEGEWPAKLRVVDFSNCHKLAKNQGKNLEDAFFSKAFHKQFQVEMFLPGNKIPEWFTFTSEQGSLTYLVPSSVFEKIQGLVICSILCLEDGVTANISCEMFVDGKSMILCSRHFFPLETDHMWLHYQPYCYTRALGKARNDLVRFEISFEVLGAPRGSALKMCGIYFIYKQDKTVSDPSSTQSTSYHTDHSVSFDLMTSCYVDDPDFALSPSMNRKRPASSDLTERCNNDDLEISLNPKVSRRKTADDQRGEQFSFSLQPMDQKPGNPLTASKSGEHQLEHWLSLSLQPMDVSNWNPMCIKKLEEKVQLQPKSKQKMNFFNELRSSPIREHDAVDYETEKDETYISDVESLA, from the exons ATGGCTTCTTCCTCTTCCACTAATTGTTGGAAGCATGATGTGTTCTTGAATTTCAGAGGCCAAGACACCCGCAACACTTTTACTAGCCATCTACACCAAGCTTTGTGCAACAAAGGAGTTCATGCGTACATTGATGACGAGCTTGAGAGGGGAAAAGCGATTGCTCCTGCACTCCTCCAAGCTATCGAGCAATCAAGGATCTCCATTGTTGTTTTCTCTGAAACCTATGCATGCTCTTCCTATTGTTTGGATGAGCTGGTGAAGATGCTTGAATGCAAGGAATCCAAAGGGCAAGTGGTTTTGCCCGTGTTCTACAACGTGGATCCATCAGATGTAGAAGTGCAGAACGACAGCTTTGGAGAACCTGTGCTTCGTGCAGCTTCATGTGCTGCTGCAAGTATGGACAAGTTGCTGGTGTGGAAGGAAGCTCTAACAAAAGCAGCTAGATTGTCTGGGTGGCATTTGGACAACGG GAATGAGGCTAAAACTATCCAGAGCATTGTTGAAAAGGTCTTGGCTATATTGAACCGCGCATTCTTACATGTTGCCGATTACCCTGTTGGACTAGATTCCCATATCCAAGATTTGAATTGTCAGTTACGCCTTGCATCAAATGATGTTTGCATGGTAGGGATTTTGGGAATTGGCGGAATAGGCAAGACAACTGTTGCCAAAGCTATTTACAACGAAATTGCTAATCAGTTTGAAGGTAGCAGCTTTCTTGCAAACGTTAGAGAAATGGCAAAGCAAAACAAGGTTGTTGAACTACAACAAACACTTCTTTCACAGATACTTGGAGATAAAAATTGTTCAGTTGGAAATATAGATTTTGGAATCGGTGTGATAAAGGACAGGTTGTGTAGTAAAAAGGTTcttattgttgttgatgatgtggATAATGTGGACCAGTTAAAAAGACTAGCTGGAGAGCCAGATTGGTTTGGTGCAGGGAGTAGGATCATTATTACGAGTAGAGATGAACATGTGCTTGTTTCCCATGGAGTGAAATTTGTGCATAAAGTGGAGGAACTATGTCGAGATGATGCTTTCCAACTTTTCAGCTTGCATGCATTCAGAAATTCCCAACCCAAGGAGGAGTTCATGATGCATTCACGCGAAGCAGTAACTTATGCCCAAGGCTTGCCATTAGCTCTTGTTGTGTTGGGTTCTTTTCTGTATGGTAGGAGTGTACATGAATGGGAAAGTCAATTAGATAAATTGAAGCAAATTcctaataaaaagatatatgaaATACTCAAAATAAGTTATGATGGCTTGGAGGATGGCACTCAAAAGGCCATTTTCCTTGATATTGCGTGTTTCTTTAGAGGAATGGACAAAGACTATGTGATGAAAGTGTTCCATGCATGCAATTTCAAGCCAATTATAGGAGTCCAAGTTCTTATTGAGAAGTCTTTGATAAGTATAGAGAATAATAAGCTGCAGATGCATGATTTACTACAAGCAATGGGCAGACAAATTGTTCAACAAGAATCTCCCAATATACCAGGCAGGCGCAGCAGATTGTGGTTTCATGAGGATATTGTTCATGTATTGACCGAAAATATG gGAACAGATGAGATTGAAGCAATAATGCTAGACTTCCATGAACCAGAAGAGATGCACTTGAGTGCTAAAGCATTTAAGAAGATGAAAAGACTTAGAATACTTATAATCCGCAATTCTTTGTTAACTGTGGCTCCTGTATATCTCTCAAATGAGTTGAGATGGCTTGAATGGCCTGGGTGTCCATTATTGTCACTGCCATCTACTTTTCATGCAAGAAAACTTGTTGTTCTCAACATGCAGCATAGCTTCATCAGCCACTTTGAGGGATTCAAG AATTACAGTTGCTTGAAGTTTATGAATTTCAGTGGTTGCGGGTTCCTAAAAGAAACACCCGACTTCTCAACCATCAGGAATCTTGAGAGGTTGAATCTTGAAGGGTGCGCAAATTTGGTTGAGGTTCATCAGTCTGTTGGATATCTTGATAAACTTGAATTCTTGAATGTTGAATTCTGCTCTAACCTCAGAAATCTTCCCCGAAGAATCAAATTGCAATCTCTTAACACCCTTCTTCTTTCAGGCTGTCAAAAGCTTGAGGCGTTTCCTGACGTTGTTGAAAAGATGCCATGTTTGGAGAAACTTTGTTTGAGTGGAACTGCAATAAAAGTGCTTCCTTCATCCATCAAAAATATATCTGGGCTTAAAGTCCTGACCCTGACATTTTGCAAAAACCTTGCCGATCTTCCTAGTAGCATTTATAAACTTACACATCTTGAGTGTCTGCTTCTTGAAGGTTGCTCAAAACTTGACAAGTTTCCAGTGAATGGGGAGAATGAGGTACCATCAAATTTCCTTACATCTTCAAATTGTTATGAAAATTCCTCAGGATCAGACTTCCTTCCGGCTCAAGCGAATTCTCTTGAAGGCTCTTCCTCATTGGGATTTCCTTCGTTAAGATGGCTAGATCTACGAAACTGCTGTCTAAGAAATGTCAATTTCTTGAAGATACATGATTGCTTTCCCAAGTTGAAGGAATTAGATTTGTCAGGAAACAGTTTTGCTATCTTTCCGGAAACACTCTCGCTATTTACTCACTTGAAGAGCCTCAAATTACATAAATGCACGAAGCTTCAAGAAATTCCAGAGCTTCCACGGAATATTAAGAGACTAGAAGCAAGAGATTGTGAATTGTTGGAAAGATATTCACCATTAGAGAAGGAAGGTGAATGGCCAGCCAAACTTCGGGTTGTTGACTTCTCAAACTGCCACAAACTAGCTAAAAACCAGGGAAAGAATTTGGAGGATGCATTCTTTAGTAAG GCATTTCATAAGCAATTTCAAGTTGAAATGTTCCTTCCTGGaaataaaattccagaatggttcACGTTTACTAGTGAACAGGGCTCCTTGACTTACCTTGTACCTTCCTCTGTTTTCGAGAAAATCCAAGGACTGGTTATCTGCTCCATTTTATGTTTAGAGGATGGAGTGACAGCAAATATATCATGTGAAATGTTTGTTGATGGGAAAAGCATGATTTTGTGCTCAAGACATTTCTTTCCATTGGAGACGGATCATATGTGGTTACACTACCAGCCATATTGCTATACTAGAGCCTTGGGCAAAGCAAGAAATGATTTAGTTCGCTTTGAGATTTCATTTGAAGTCCTCGGAGCACCAAGGGGTTCGGCGTTGAAAATGTGTGGGATCTATTTTATATACAAGCAAGATAAGACAGTGAGTGATCCAAGTTCCACTCAATCCACAAGTTATCACACAGACCACTCTGTTTCATTTGATCTCATGACAAGTTGCTACGTAGATGACCCCGACTTCGCTTTGAGTCCTAGTATGAACAGGAAGCGGCCAGCATCATCAGATCTAACTGAAAGGTGCAACAATGATGACTTGGAAATCAGTTTGAATCCAAAGGTGAGCAGAAGAAAAACTGCTGATGATCAGCGTGGAGAgcagttttctttttctctgcaGCCAATGGATCAGAAGCCGGGTAACCCTTTGACAGCATCCAAATCTGGGGAGCATCAACTGGAGCATTGGCTTTCTTTATCTTTGCAGCCAATGGATGTGAGTAATTGGAATCCAATGTGCATCAAGAAATTAGAGGAAAAGGTTCAACTTCAACCAAAGAGTAagcaaaaaatgaatttctttaatGAGCTTCGCAGCAGTCCCATCAGGGAACATGATGCAGTAGACTATGAAACTGAAAAAGATGAGACATATATTTCTGATGTTGAATCTCTGGCTTGA
- the LOC18108001 gene encoding disease resistance protein RUN1 isoform X2: MLSKHDMGYMYFLVIWFMDMSNVPSFFEIKQGLGLAIQGTHTLYDILFLQQLYHLAWQLVRLLETRNEAKTIQSIVEKVLAILNRAFLHVADYPVGLDSHIQDLNCQLRLASNDVCMVGILGIGGIGKTTVAKAIYNEIANQFEGSSFLANVREMAKQNKVVELQQTLLSQILGDKNCSVGNIDFGIGVIKDRLCSKKVLIVVDDVDNVDQLKRLAGEPDWFGAGSRIIITSRDEHVLVSHGVKFVHKVEELCRDDAFQLFSLHAFRNSQPKEEFMMHSREAVTYAQGLPLALVVLGSFLYGRSVHEWESQLDKLKQIPNKKIYEILKISYDGLEDGTQKAIFLDIACFFRGMDKDYVMKVFHACNFKPIIGVQVLIEKSLISIENNKLQMHDLLQAMGRQIVQQESPNIPGRRSRLWFHEDIVHVLTENMGTDEIEAIMLDFHEPEEMHLSAKAFKKMKRLRILIIRNSLLTVAPVYLSNELRWLEWPGCPLLSLPSTFHARKLVVLNMQHSFISHFEGFKNYSCLKFMNFSGCGFLKETPDFSTIRNLERLNLEGCANLVEVHQSVGYLDKLEFLNVEFCSNLRNLPRRIKLQSLNTLLLSGCQKLEAFPDVVEKMPCLEKLCLSGTAIKVLPSSIKNISGLKVLTLTFCKNLADLPSSIYKLTHLECLLLEGCSKLDKFPVNGENEVPSNFLTSSNCYENSSGSDFLPAQANSLEGSSSLGFPSLRWLDLRNCCLRNVNFLKIHDCFPKLKELDLSGNSFAIFPETLSLFTHLKSLKLHKCTKLQEIPELPRNIKRLEARDCELLERYSPLEKEGEWPAKLRVVDFSNCHKLAKNQGKNLEDAFFSKAFHKQFQVEMFLPGNKIPEWFTFTSEQGSLTYLVPSSVFEKIQGLVICSILCLEDGVTANISCEMFVDGKSMILCSRHFFPLETDHMWLHYQPYCYTRALGKARNDLVRFEISFEVLGAPRGSALKMCGIYFIYKQDKTVSDPSSTQSTSYHTDHSVSFDLMTSCYVDDPDFALSPSMNRKRPASSDLTERCNNDDLEISLNPKVSRRKTADDQRGEQFSFSLQPMDQKPGNPLTASKSGEHQLEHWLSLSLQPMDVSNWNPMCIKKLEEKVQLQPKSKQKMNFFNELRSSPIREHDAVDYETEKDETYISDVESLA; this comes from the exons ATGTTATCCAAACATGATATGGGATACATGTACTTCCTAGTGATTTGGTTTATGGACATGTCCAACGTGCCATCTTTCTTTGAGATCAAGCAAGGGTTGGGACTAGCTATACAGGGAACTCACACACTCTATGATATACTCTTTCTCCAACAACTCTACCACCTAGCATGGCAGCTCGTTAGACTTCTTGAGACTAG GAATGAGGCTAAAACTATCCAGAGCATTGTTGAAAAGGTCTTGGCTATATTGAACCGCGCATTCTTACATGTTGCCGATTACCCTGTTGGACTAGATTCCCATATCCAAGATTTGAATTGTCAGTTACGCCTTGCATCAAATGATGTTTGCATGGTAGGGATTTTGGGAATTGGCGGAATAGGCAAGACAACTGTTGCCAAAGCTATTTACAACGAAATTGCTAATCAGTTTGAAGGTAGCAGCTTTCTTGCAAACGTTAGAGAAATGGCAAAGCAAAACAAGGTTGTTGAACTACAACAAACACTTCTTTCACAGATACTTGGAGATAAAAATTGTTCAGTTGGAAATATAGATTTTGGAATCGGTGTGATAAAGGACAGGTTGTGTAGTAAAAAGGTTcttattgttgttgatgatgtggATAATGTGGACCAGTTAAAAAGACTAGCTGGAGAGCCAGATTGGTTTGGTGCAGGGAGTAGGATCATTATTACGAGTAGAGATGAACATGTGCTTGTTTCCCATGGAGTGAAATTTGTGCATAAAGTGGAGGAACTATGTCGAGATGATGCTTTCCAACTTTTCAGCTTGCATGCATTCAGAAATTCCCAACCCAAGGAGGAGTTCATGATGCATTCACGCGAAGCAGTAACTTATGCCCAAGGCTTGCCATTAGCTCTTGTTGTGTTGGGTTCTTTTCTGTATGGTAGGAGTGTACATGAATGGGAAAGTCAATTAGATAAATTGAAGCAAATTcctaataaaaagatatatgaaATACTCAAAATAAGTTATGATGGCTTGGAGGATGGCACTCAAAAGGCCATTTTCCTTGATATTGCGTGTTTCTTTAGAGGAATGGACAAAGACTATGTGATGAAAGTGTTCCATGCATGCAATTTCAAGCCAATTATAGGAGTCCAAGTTCTTATTGAGAAGTCTTTGATAAGTATAGAGAATAATAAGCTGCAGATGCATGATTTACTACAAGCAATGGGCAGACAAATTGTTCAACAAGAATCTCCCAATATACCAGGCAGGCGCAGCAGATTGTGGTTTCATGAGGATATTGTTCATGTATTGACCGAAAATATG gGAACAGATGAGATTGAAGCAATAATGCTAGACTTCCATGAACCAGAAGAGATGCACTTGAGTGCTAAAGCATTTAAGAAGATGAAAAGACTTAGAATACTTATAATCCGCAATTCTTTGTTAACTGTGGCTCCTGTATATCTCTCAAATGAGTTGAGATGGCTTGAATGGCCTGGGTGTCCATTATTGTCACTGCCATCTACTTTTCATGCAAGAAAACTTGTTGTTCTCAACATGCAGCATAGCTTCATCAGCCACTTTGAGGGATTCAAG AATTACAGTTGCTTGAAGTTTATGAATTTCAGTGGTTGCGGGTTCCTAAAAGAAACACCCGACTTCTCAACCATCAGGAATCTTGAGAGGTTGAATCTTGAAGGGTGCGCAAATTTGGTTGAGGTTCATCAGTCTGTTGGATATCTTGATAAACTTGAATTCTTGAATGTTGAATTCTGCTCTAACCTCAGAAATCTTCCCCGAAGAATCAAATTGCAATCTCTTAACACCCTTCTTCTTTCAGGCTGTCAAAAGCTTGAGGCGTTTCCTGACGTTGTTGAAAAGATGCCATGTTTGGAGAAACTTTGTTTGAGTGGAACTGCAATAAAAGTGCTTCCTTCATCCATCAAAAATATATCTGGGCTTAAAGTCCTGACCCTGACATTTTGCAAAAACCTTGCCGATCTTCCTAGTAGCATTTATAAACTTACACATCTTGAGTGTCTGCTTCTTGAAGGTTGCTCAAAACTTGACAAGTTTCCAGTGAATGGGGAGAATGAGGTACCATCAAATTTCCTTACATCTTCAAATTGTTATGAAAATTCCTCAGGATCAGACTTCCTTCCGGCTCAAGCGAATTCTCTTGAAGGCTCTTCCTCATTGGGATTTCCTTCGTTAAGATGGCTAGATCTACGAAACTGCTGTCTAAGAAATGTCAATTTCTTGAAGATACATGATTGCTTTCCCAAGTTGAAGGAATTAGATTTGTCAGGAAACAGTTTTGCTATCTTTCCGGAAACACTCTCGCTATTTACTCACTTGAAGAGCCTCAAATTACATAAATGCACGAAGCTTCAAGAAATTCCAGAGCTTCCACGGAATATTAAGAGACTAGAAGCAAGAGATTGTGAATTGTTGGAAAGATATTCACCATTAGAGAAGGAAGGTGAATGGCCAGCCAAACTTCGGGTTGTTGACTTCTCAAACTGCCACAAACTAGCTAAAAACCAGGGAAAGAATTTGGAGGATGCATTCTTTAGTAAG GCATTTCATAAGCAATTTCAAGTTGAAATGTTCCTTCCTGGaaataaaattccagaatggttcACGTTTACTAGTGAACAGGGCTCCTTGACTTACCTTGTACCTTCCTCTGTTTTCGAGAAAATCCAAGGACTGGTTATCTGCTCCATTTTATGTTTAGAGGATGGAGTGACAGCAAATATATCATGTGAAATGTTTGTTGATGGGAAAAGCATGATTTTGTGCTCAAGACATTTCTTTCCATTGGAGACGGATCATATGTGGTTACACTACCAGCCATATTGCTATACTAGAGCCTTGGGCAAAGCAAGAAATGATTTAGTTCGCTTTGAGATTTCATTTGAAGTCCTCGGAGCACCAAGGGGTTCGGCGTTGAAAATGTGTGGGATCTATTTTATATACAAGCAAGATAAGACAGTGAGTGATCCAAGTTCCACTCAATCCACAAGTTATCACACAGACCACTCTGTTTCATTTGATCTCATGACAAGTTGCTACGTAGATGACCCCGACTTCGCTTTGAGTCCTAGTATGAACAGGAAGCGGCCAGCATCATCAGATCTAACTGAAAGGTGCAACAATGATGACTTGGAAATCAGTTTGAATCCAAAGGTGAGCAGAAGAAAAACTGCTGATGATCAGCGTGGAGAgcagttttctttttctctgcaGCCAATGGATCAGAAGCCGGGTAACCCTTTGACAGCATCCAAATCTGGGGAGCATCAACTGGAGCATTGGCTTTCTTTATCTTTGCAGCCAATGGATGTGAGTAATTGGAATCCAATGTGCATCAAGAAATTAGAGGAAAAGGTTCAACTTCAACCAAAGAGTAagcaaaaaatgaatttctttaatGAGCTTCGCAGCAGTCCCATCAGGGAACATGATGCAGTAGACTATGAAACTGAAAAAGATGAGACATATATTTCTGATGTTGAATCTCTGGCTTGA
- the LOC127904789 gene encoding uncharacterized protein LOC127904789 — MIRPNDPVWRHADRSSRAYVENMDDGRMKCKLCRQLFAQGTSISRIKFHLSGVKGRGVKICEDVPKEVQDAALAAIDGPPEKKLKTVAGSSSNEVPNAQEQNNEGTHVEMAQHGEAVFTGEHAWANDFIGGGIELVHNTSERRPVSEQLCSPTVNNDVIMMR, encoded by the coding sequence ATGATTCGACCAAATGATCCAGTTTGGCGTCATGCTGACAGATCTTCCAGGGCATATGTTGAAAATATGGATGATGGTAGAATGAAGTGTAAGCTTTGTAGGCAATTGTTTGCCCAAGGTACTTCCATCTCGAGGATCAAATTCCATTTGTCAGGAGTGAAAGGGCGTGGTGTTAAAATTTGTGAAGATGTTCCAAAAGAAGTTCAAGATGCAGCCCTTGCAGCAATTGATGGCCCTCcagaaaaaaagcttaaaactGTAGCAGGCTCAAGCAGTAACGAGGTCCCTAATGCACAAGAACAGAACAATGAAGGGACACATGTAGAAATGGCACAACATGGAGAAGCTGTTTTCACTGGAGAACATGCATGGGCAAATGATTTCATTGGAGGAGGGATTGAGCTTGTGCATAATACATCGGAGCGTAGACCAGTATCAGAGCAACTCTGCTCTCCAACAGTAAACAATGATGTCATTATGATGAGGTGA
- the LOC112325325 gene encoding uncharacterized protein LOC112325325, with amino-acid sequence MVGIREIGRTGTPVAKAIYNKISNQFESSFFLANVREMSKQNRAVEQQETLLSQIQERKFIAGNLYSGMLGFAIIGQPTLRNCFGTDSRIIITRRYEHLLFSHGAETLHKVEELCPIDAFRKTQPSEAFVELCLDVVRFSNTSQQIQIEISCHSAAYCLRETGGLSGYCGRDALF; translated from the exons ATGGTAGGGATCAGGGAGATTGGTCGAACAGGGACACCTGTTGCCAAAGCTATTTACAACaaaatttctaatcaatttgaAAGCAGCTTCTTTCTTGCAAATGTTAGAGAAATGTCGAAGCAAAACAGGGCTGTTGAACAACAAGAAACACTTCTGTCTCAGATACAGGAGAGAAAATTTATAGCTGGGAATCTCTATTCAGGAATGTTGGGATTTGCCATTATTGGGCAACCTACCCTAAGGA ATTGCTTTGGTACAGACAGTAGAATCATTATTACGAGAAGATATGAACATTTGCTGTTTTCCCATGGAGCGGAAACACTACACAAGGTGGAGGAACTATGTCCCATTGATGCATTTAGAAAAACCCAACCCTCTGAGGCTTTTGTGGAGCTTTGCCTTGATGTTGTAAGATTTTCAAACACTTCTCAGCAGATTCAGATTGAAATTTCTTGCCACTCTGCTGCTTACTGCCTAAGAGAAACTGGAGGCCTTTCCGGATATTGTGGAAGAGATGCCCTGTTTTGA